One region of Chryseobacterium sp. SORGH_AS_0447 genomic DNA includes:
- a CDS encoding alpha/beta fold hydrolase, with protein MQQSIHSTYEPITGKTSPVITLSPITLSSVGRPLPLQVKISAPVMGNDLPVIIFSHGFGNSMDGYAPLVHYWASHGFVIIQATYLDSKRLGNFDELPYKDEIWRLRIHDVKEILDQLQYIENTFESLKGRMAKDRIAAVGHSFGGHTTSMLLGARTLITDGFETDFYDARIKVGILLSAGGRGGDALSAFAKEHLPYLNQDYSSMRTPALVVAGDKDYSPLTTMGPEWFTDAYFLSPGAQALATIYNGEHTLGGISGDFVTETTDEDPEKVEAVQLVTLAYLKSFFYPDDPAWDSVSALFSRGSSGVAVVENK; from the coding sequence ATGCAACAATCGATTCACAGCACCTACGAACCTATTACCGGCAAAACTTCACCGGTGATAACGCTAAGTCCAATTACCCTTTCTTCTGTCGGCAGACCGCTGCCGTTACAAGTTAAAATATCCGCACCGGTAATGGGCAATGATTTGCCGGTCATTATATTTTCCCACGGTTTCGGAAATTCTATGGACGGATATGCTCCTCTGGTGCATTATTGGGCTTCGCACGGTTTTGTGATCATTCAGGCCACTTACCTCGACTCAAAAAGGCTAGGCAACTTTGATGAACTTCCTTACAAAGATGAGATCTGGCGGCTCAGGATCCATGACGTTAAAGAGATTCTGGATCAGCTGCAATATATTGAAAATACTTTTGAAAGCCTTAAAGGCCGTATGGCAAAGGACCGGATTGCGGCAGTGGGGCATTCTTTCGGCGGGCATACGACAAGCATGCTGCTGGGCGCCCGGACGCTTATAACGGATGGTTTTGAGACCGACTTTTATGATGCTAGAATCAAGGTTGGCATATTGTTATCTGCAGGAGGAAGAGGAGGCGATGCCCTCAGTGCTTTTGCAAAAGAACATCTGCCTTATCTGAACCAGGATTATAGCAGCATGCGAACGCCGGCCTTAGTGGTGGCGGGAGACAAAGACTATTCTCCGCTCACAACGATGGGTCCGGAATGGTTTACGGATGCCTATTTTTTGAGTCCTGGAGCGCAGGCGCTGGCAACCATTTACAACGGTGAACATACGCTCGGCGGTATTTCCGGAGATTTTGTCACGGAAACGACCGATGAGGATCCTGAAAAAGTTGAAGCGGTACAGCTGGTGACCTTAGCTTATCTTAAAAGTTTCTTTTATCCGGACGATCCGGCGTGGGATTCGGTGTCTGCTTTATTCAGTAGAGGCAGTTCCGGTGTGGCGGTGGTCGAAAACAAGTAG
- a CDS encoding helix-turn-helix domain-containing protein, with the protein MKKDRSHHQPADCIPHLRAISDTQYVLSGKWKVVIIGSLSFSKKRFTELRNTLDGIGSKMLTKELQELVQNGIVRRTLGEDDAKAVEYELTEYGYSVKPVIDAMAAWGKQHREHIIKEMQKTDRK; encoded by the coding sequence ATGAAAAAAGACAGGTCCCATCACCAGCCGGCAGACTGTATCCCGCACTTGCGGGCAATCAGCGATACCCAATATGTGCTGTCCGGAAAATGGAAAGTGGTGATTATCGGCAGTCTCTCCTTCAGTAAAAAACGCTTTACCGAACTCCGGAACACACTGGACGGAATTGGTTCAAAGATGCTGACTAAAGAGTTACAGGAACTGGTGCAGAACGGGATCGTAAGACGGACGTTGGGTGAGGATGATGCCAAGGCAGTAGAATATGAGCTTACGGAATACGGCTATTCGGTGAAGCCGGTAATCGATGCCATGGCTGCCTGGGGAAAACAGCATCGGGAACATATCATTAAGGAAATGCAAAAAACTGATCGTAAGTAA
- a CDS encoding SDR family NAD(P)-dependent oxidoreductase: MQTNENKVALVSGANTGVGFQIAKALVESGYTVYAGSRDLQKGQAAVEQLGASAIAVQLDITDKESIRTAVKTIEDETGYLTLLVNNAAVSHAGVPGRTMEEVLGSQRASIVPIEELKTVWETNVFGTLALTQACLPLLQKASKARIVTVSSALGSLTINANPDYPYRSNFDAAYGASKTALNGIFLSLAIDLADTGITVHMVSPGFTATALNNFQGTDSVEEGSKEPIRVALAEDLPTGSFTGPANFSGENNILPW; encoded by the coding sequence ATGCAGACAAATGAAAATAAAGTCGCCCTGGTATCGGGTGCAAATACCGGAGTAGGCTTTCAGATTGCTAAAGCCCTTGTAGAAAGTGGCTATACCGTCTATGCAGGTTCACGCGACCTGCAAAAAGGCCAGGCAGCGGTTGAACAGCTGGGTGCATCGGCTATCGCGGTCCAATTGGATATTACCGACAAGGAATCGATCAGAACAGCAGTTAAAACCATTGAGGATGAAACCGGATATCTGACCCTTCTGGTTAACAACGCAGCCGTTTCCCATGCCGGTGTTCCGGGCCGTACGATGGAAGAAGTATTAGGCTCACAACGCGCCAGTATTGTACCGATTGAAGAGCTGAAAACAGTTTGGGAGACCAATGTTTTCGGGACTCTTGCCCTGACCCAGGCCTGCCTGCCCTTATTGCAAAAAGCTTCAAAAGCGAGGATCGTAACGGTTTCCAGTGCCTTGGGATCACTGACGATCAATGCCAATCCGGATTACCCGTACCGTTCCAATTTCGATGCGGCATATGGCGCTTCAAAAACTGCGCTCAACGGGATCTTCCTGTCGCTGGCGATCGATCTGGCAGACACCGGCATCACAGTTCATATGGTAAGTCCGGGCTTTACGGCAACGGCACTCAACAACTTCCAGGGAACGGATTCCGTGGAAGAGGGTTCAAAGGAACCGATCCGGGTGGCATTGGCAGAGGATCTTCCGACCGGAAGTTTTACCGGCCCGGCCAATTTCAGCGGTGAAAACAACATTCTTCCCTGGTAA
- a CDS encoding AraC family transcriptional regulator, which translates to MKAKEDKLVRFISISESHQAFGLPAPQHPLISLVHFNQDNPFNTAMAPIYDVLDFYKITFITRNKGRLKYGRNYYDYDEGSMLFLAPNQLVGSTEYNSETYCYILLIHPAFLLGHPIARKIKQYGYFSYASNEALHLSEVEREMILSVYKIMEQELNSRVDEFSQEVVIAQIELMLSYVNRFYKRQFITRKNASNDILQKTEAILDDYIRRQENLRLGLPTVQYLSDQLNISPGYLSDMLRDLIGQNAQQYIRSKIIEKAKEKLTGTDLTVAEIAYELGFEHPQSFSKMFRLRTGLSPLEFRASYD; encoded by the coding sequence ATGAAAGCCAAAGAGGATAAGCTGGTCCGCTTTATATCGATATCGGAAAGTCATCAGGCGTTCGGACTGCCCGCTCCGCAGCATCCGTTGATCAGCCTTGTGCATTTTAATCAGGATAATCCGTTTAATACGGCGATGGCACCGATCTACGATGTACTGGACTTTTACAAGATCACTTTTATCACCAGGAATAAAGGCAGGCTGAAGTACGGCCGGAATTATTACGATTATGATGAAGGAAGCATGCTGTTTCTGGCGCCGAACCAGCTGGTGGGAAGCACTGAGTATAACAGCGAAACCTATTGCTATATTCTGCTGATTCATCCCGCTTTCCTGCTTGGTCATCCTATTGCCCGGAAAATAAAACAGTACGGCTACTTTTCTTATGCCTCCAATGAGGCGCTGCATCTTTCGGAGGTTGAAAGGGAAATGATCCTTTCCGTTTATAAAATCATGGAACAGGAACTCAACAGCCGTGTGGATGAATTCAGCCAGGAAGTGGTCATTGCCCAGATCGAGCTGATGCTAAGCTATGTAAACAGGTTTTATAAGCGGCAGTTTATTACCAGAAAGAATGCCAGCAATGACATTCTCCAGAAAACAGAGGCCATCCTCGACGACTATATTCGGCGTCAGGAAAACCTTCGGCTGGGACTTCCCACCGTTCAATATCTTTCGGATCAGCTCAACATCTCTCCCGGTTATTTAAGTGATATGCTGCGAGATCTGATCGGCCAGAACGCCCAGCAATACATCCGCAGCAAGATTATTGAAAAAGCAAAGGAAAAACTGACCGGCACCGATCTCACAGTTGCTGAAATCGCCTATGAATTGGGATTTGAGCATCCGCAGTCTTTCAGTAAGATGTTCAGGCTTCGGACGGGACTTTCGCCGCTGGAGTTTCGTGCTTCTTACGATTGA
- a CDS encoding C-type lectin domain-containing protein, translating to MKRNLLLAALLSASFAYAQVGINTVTPRATLDVAPKNTDGTTAEGVIAPRLTGNQLSAADSKYTAAHTGVIVYATSAPSTSTTKTANVTAPGYYYFDGSIWRGMGAQSTTTTLSISSAIDPNILGYVPSNTATANGNAPTTLTVNGVTATRTGITSYNGHSYAAYSASATGITWYDAYNACKNMGGYLATFTTDEEWKKVETDLLSAAAFDTQQAWIGFAKFSWFAGVALTPDPEEKWITGEQPLHDYSAGGTSAVRKSNWFNAGEPNNSGGTEGFVITLPKNSGTKTYGGYTSTHTWNDVVANTGSTTGFIVEFQQ from the coding sequence ATGAAAAGAAATTTACTTCTGGCAGCTTTACTGTCTGCTTCGTTCGCTTACGCCCAAGTAGGGATAAATACAGTTACCCCGAGAGCCACATTGGATGTCGCCCCAAAAAACACAGATGGCACTACTGCTGAAGGAGTAATCGCTCCGAGGCTTACCGGAAACCAGCTTTCGGCTGCGGATTCCAAATATACGGCAGCCCATACGGGGGTGATTGTATATGCTACTTCAGCACCGTCAACATCTACAACCAAAACAGCAAACGTTACTGCTCCAGGTTATTACTATTTTGACGGAAGCATATGGCGTGGAATGGGTGCACAGAGTACCACGACCACGTTGAGCATCAGTTCTGCTATCGACCCTAACATTTTAGGCTATGTGCCGAGCAACACTGCTACGGCAAACGGTAATGCTCCTACGACACTTACCGTTAATGGAGTTACAGCGACACGCACCGGGATCACCAGCTACAACGGGCACAGTTATGCAGCTTATTCTGCATCTGCAACAGGGATCACCTGGTATGATGCGTACAATGCCTGCAAAAACATGGGCGGTTACCTGGCGACTTTTACAACCGATGAAGAATGGAAAAAAGTGGAAACCGATCTTCTGAGTGCAGCTGCATTTGATACCCAGCAGGCATGGATCGGTTTTGCCAAGTTTTCGTGGTTTGCAGGAGTGGCATTGACTCCGGACCCTGAAGAAAAATGGATTACCGGGGAACAGCCGTTACATGATTACAGTGCGGGCGGTACAAGCGCCGTAAGAAAATCCAATTGGTTCAACGCCGGGGAGCCCAACAATTCCGGCGGGACAGAAGGATTTGTTATTACCCTGCCGAAAAACAGCGGTACAAAAACATACGGCGGCTATACGTCTACCCACACATGGAATGATGTGGTAGCCAATACAGGATCGACCACCGGATTTATCGTAGAATTTCAACAATAA
- a CDS encoding YihY/virulence factor BrkB family protein produces MKNFWGILKDTYKDWSARDLGTEAASIAYNAIFSIPGLLIIVIWLTGIFFGEEAVRGEITKIIGSMMGKNVGKSLEEMVIGGMVDKKNVVMKIVGIATLVFGATSLFFQFQKSLNKLWDVVAAPKKAWEKYLLDRANSLGMIVVIAFLMLVTLLLSSFIGLASDWVVRRFSLETLILVNIINIIVGFLVTLFLFAAMFKILPDVEMQWKSVWVGATVTALLFTLGKYILTFYFEKFDPSSSFGTAGTVILLLLWINYTCQIIFFGAEFTKVYAKKMGHTLKPSKHAKFNPQTVSEDDADEIVTGADPSEKTKNESRA; encoded by the coding sequence ATGAAAAACTTTTGGGGAATATTAAAAGATACATATAAAGACTGGAGCGCCCGTGATCTGGGTACCGAAGCTGCTAGTATCGCCTATAATGCTATTTTTTCAATCCCCGGTCTGCTGATTATCGTGATCTGGCTTACAGGAATCTTCTTTGGTGAAGAGGCAGTACGTGGCGAAATCACGAAAATTATCGGCAGCATGATGGGAAAAAATGTCGGCAAAAGCCTTGAAGAAATGGTGATCGGCGGTATGGTAGATAAAAAGAATGTCGTCATGAAAATCGTGGGGATTGCGACGCTGGTCTTTGGTGCCACCTCCCTCTTCTTCCAGTTTCAGAAATCTCTCAATAAGCTTTGGGATGTTGTTGCAGCTCCTAAAAAAGCTTGGGAAAAATACCTGTTGGACCGCGCAAACTCTTTGGGGATGATTGTGGTGATTGCCTTCCTGATGCTGGTTACACTGCTGCTAAGTTCCTTCATCGGCCTGGCCAGCGACTGGGTGGTACGCCGTTTCAGTTTGGAAACGCTTATACTCGTGAACATCATCAATATTATCGTCGGTTTTCTCGTTACCCTATTTCTTTTTGCTGCTATGTTTAAAATCCTTCCGGATGTGGAGATGCAGTGGAAATCTGTCTGGGTAGGCGCTACTGTAACTGCCTTACTTTTTACGCTGGGAAAATACATTCTTACTTTCTACTTTGAAAAATTCGATCCGAGTTCTTCTTTCGGTACAGCCGGAACGGTAATTTTACTCCTGTTGTGGATCAATTATACCTGCCAGATTATTTTTTTCGGGGCAGAATTTACAAAGGTATATGCCAAGAAAATGGGCCATACGCTTAAACCATCGAAACATGCTAAATTTAATCCGCAAACCGTAAGCGAAGATGATGCCGACGAAATAGTAACCGGTGCCGACCCTTCGGAAAAAACTAAGAATGAATCAAGAGCTTAA
- a CDS encoding transposase — protein MNFKEIHIGELIKKAVKDRGIETSRICTFLNCNVRDIPKMYKAQTLNTDTLLRWSKLLEYDFFRIYTQHLILFSPQASERHNPATANKKSTLLQFRKNIYTKEIIEFILEQIKSGEMTKKKLMERYRIPKTTLYKWISKYNVSE, from the coding sequence ATGAACTTTAAAGAAATTCATATCGGAGAACTAATTAAGAAGGCTGTTAAAGATCGCGGGATAGAAACATCCCGCATCTGTACCTTCTTGAATTGCAATGTAAGGGATATACCAAAAATGTATAAGGCACAAACTTTAAATACGGATACGCTTCTGCGGTGGAGTAAGTTGTTAGAATATGATTTTTTCAGGATTTACACGCAGCATTTGATATTGTTTTCGCCACAGGCAAGTGAAAGACATAACCCGGCCACAGCGAATAAAAAATCTACTTTATTGCAATTCCGTAAGAATATATACACCAAAGAGATTATAGAATTTATTCTGGAACAAATAAAATCAGGTGAAATGACCAAAAAAAAATTGATGGAGCGGTACAGAATTCCTAAAACAACGCTTTACAAATGGATTAGCAAGTACAACGTTTCAGAATAA
- a CDS encoding nitroreductase family protein translates to MNGEKIPQEKLDYILEAARLAPSSSGLQPYKIIVISDKALLEHVRLVAYDQSQITDCSHLLVFAAWDGYSDERISNVFNYMMDERGLPHETMDSYKQVILDLYERSGREWQAHHASKQSYISFAMAIAAAAEQKVDATPIEGFLPEKLDELLNLKGSGYKSTVILPLGYRASEQDWLVNMKKVRTPQELFVTEMTIADSSDTIDLPASMNLDDFAQK, encoded by the coding sequence ATGAATGGTGAAAAGATCCCGCAGGAAAAATTGGATTACATCCTGGAAGCCGCCCGTCTGGCCCCTTCGTCATCAGGGCTTCAACCGTATAAAATAATTGTTATTTCAGATAAAGCATTATTAGAGCACGTACGGCTGGTTGCTTACGATCAGAGCCAAATCACCGACTGCTCGCACCTGCTGGTGTTTGCTGCCTGGGATGGCTATTCCGATGAGAGGATCTCCAATGTATTTAATTACATGATGGATGAAAGAGGACTGCCGCATGAAACCATGGATTCATACAAGCAGGTGATCCTTGATCTTTACGAGCGTTCCGGCCGGGAGTGGCAGGCCCATCATGCGTCCAAGCAAAGTTATATATCTTTTGCCATGGCCATCGCCGCGGCGGCAGAGCAGAAAGTAGATGCAACACCTATTGAAGGGTTTCTTCCCGAAAAACTTGATGAATTACTCAATTTAAAGGGCTCCGGGTATAAAAGTACGGTCATTTTACCATTAGGGTATAGGGCAAGTGAGCAGGATTGGCTCGTCAATATGAAAAAAGTACGCACACCACAAGAACTATTCGTGACAGAGATGACCATAGCGGATTCGTCTGATACAATAGATTTGCCGGCATCGATGAATCTTGATGACTTTGCACAAAAATAA
- a CDS encoding helix-turn-helix domain-containing protein → MTSENTDPSIPPFDDCLKKLRAIDDTMELLAGKWKLSILARLCYKPMRYSEILNDIERLSGKVLSRELKDLEMNGLINRQVGDIKPPSVTYSVSEYGMSLRDLSDKIAEWGLEHRDRIRSSFSKKSL, encoded by the coding sequence ATGACATCAGAAAATACAGACCCATCAATTCCACCGTTTGATGACTGCCTTAAAAAACTGCGGGCTATTGACGATACGATGGAGCTATTGGCCGGTAAATGGAAATTATCTATTTTAGCCAGACTTTGCTATAAGCCGATGCGCTATTCGGAAATATTAAATGATATTGAACGTCTGTCGGGAAAAGTCCTGAGCCGCGAATTGAAAGATCTGGAAATGAACGGTCTCATTAACCGTCAAGTGGGCGACATCAAGCCGCCATCCGTCACCTACAGCGTCTCAGAGTATGGAATGTCTTTGAGAGATCTTTCAGATAAAATTGCCGAATGGGGTTTGGAACACCGGGACCGGATCAGGAGTTCTTTTTCAAAGAAAAGTCTATGA
- a CDS encoding cation diffusion facilitator family transporter yields the protein MANNRKSIYSALAANLLIAATKFIAGSFTNSSSMISEGIHSTVDTTNQLLLLYGIKKSKKAPDESHPFGYGKELYFWSFVVSILIFGLGGALSIYQGILHIIEPEVMKDPFWNYIVLILSLIFEGTSLIISVKEFNKTRNGKGLWDAIIKSKDPSSFLVVFEDGAAVAGLIVVMILMGVSHSFGISELDGVASIIVGLILIFVSLILARESRSLLMGEGIAPETREKITKLAEQDAAVVKTKNILSTYQSPEEIVLVLIIDFKDHLDTEEITEAVQRIRRNVKKEFPLVRFVIIQPE from the coding sequence ATGGCCAATAATCGAAAATCAATTTACAGTGCACTCGCCGCCAACCTGCTGATTGCGGCTACCAAGTTTATTGCGGGAAGCTTTACCAACAGCTCTTCGATGATCTCCGAAGGGATCCACTCTACCGTTGATACCACCAACCAGCTCCTGCTGCTGTATGGAATCAAAAAGAGTAAGAAAGCTCCTGACGAATCGCATCCGTTCGGTTATGGCAAAGAACTGTACTTCTGGTCTTTCGTTGTTTCCATCCTGATATTCGGTCTCGGCGGTGCCTTATCCATTTACCAGGGAATTCTGCACATCATCGAACCGGAAGTCATGAAAGATCCGTTTTGGAACTATATCGTACTGATCCTATCACTGATCTTCGAAGGAACTTCCTTAATTATATCCGTAAAGGAATTTAATAAGACGCGAAATGGTAAAGGATTGTGGGATGCGATTATTAAAAGCAAAGATCCATCCAGCTTTTTGGTTGTTTTCGAAGACGGCGCAGCAGTAGCTGGTCTGATCGTTGTAATGATCCTGATGGGAGTAAGCCATTCTTTTGGAATTTCGGAACTGGACGGAGTAGCTTCGATTATTGTAGGACTGATCCTGATTTTCGTTTCGCTAATTTTGGCCAGGGAAAGCAGAAGCCTTTTGATGGGTGAAGGAATAGCTCCTGAAACGAGAGAGAAGATTACCAAACTGGCAGAACAGGATGCTGCAGTGGTGAAGACAAAAAATATCTTATCCACCTATCAATCACCGGAAGAGATCGTTCTGGTATTGATTATCGATTTTAAAGACCATCTTGATACGGAAGAAATCACAGAGGCCGTTCAGCGCATCCGTAGAAATGTAAAAAAAGAATTTCCGCTGGTCCGGTTTGTCATTATTCAGCCGGAATAA
- a CDS encoding peptidoglycan-binding protein LysM, with translation MTKQIFMAASFLGAIMLGTHLILAQNSGQASTNINIILADVISMDAASAVSGGAIDFNYVNTTDYNSSKNVTVPNSLVIISSKNFDVKVKSEGANFVSGSNVIPVDILQVKAIPGGSLTGTLNEVSLSTTNQALVSNASSGAKQSLNIAYSISAEKASKVLLGKPEGTYTQTVTYTATAL, from the coding sequence ATGACAAAACAAATCTTTATGGCGGCCTCGTTTCTGGGAGCAATCATGTTGGGAACACACCTGATTCTGGCGCAGAATTCCGGGCAGGCCAGCACGAATATCAACATTATTTTAGCAGATGTTATTTCAATGGATGCAGCAAGCGCTGTTTCAGGAGGTGCCATAGATTTTAATTATGTGAATACAACAGATTATAATTCTTCAAAAAATGTGACGGTGCCGAATAGTTTGGTCATCATTTCTTCCAAAAATTTCGATGTAAAGGTAAAATCTGAGGGTGCTAATTTCGTAAGCGGCTCAAATGTAATTCCAGTAGATATATTGCAGGTAAAAGCGATACCGGGCGGAAGTTTAACGGGAACGTTAAATGAAGTCAGCTTATCTACAACCAATCAGGCCCTGGTAAGTAACGCAAGCTCAGGAGCAAAACAATCTTTAAATATCGCCTATTCTATTTCGGCAGAAAAAGCTTCAAAAGTACTTCTGGGAAAACCTGAAGGAACTTATACTCAAACAGTAACTTACACCGCGACCGCTTTATAA
- a CDS encoding peptidoglycan-binding protein LysM, whose product MKKSILIAALTFGAFVLGTNNAQAQNTTATTTVNITLNDVISIDAGSTAIGNTVDFNYATAADYNSDQTVTKANSLKVTSTKNFNVKVKAGGANFMNGTNVIPVNVLTIKPSTAAGTMGGTKSAVVLSATDQTLVANAPLGSSLTLNLDYTIPAAKSSSSDILGKPAGTYTQTVTYTATAL is encoded by the coding sequence ATGAAAAAATCAATTTTAATCGCAGCCTTAACTTTCGGAGCATTCGTTTTAGGAACTAATAATGCCCAGGCTCAGAATACGACAGCTACCACAACGGTAAACATCACCCTGAATGATGTCATTTCAATCGATGCGGGAAGTACGGCCATCGGCAATACGGTTGACTTCAACTATGCCACTGCAGCAGACTACAACTCGGATCAGACGGTTACCAAAGCCAACTCTTTGAAAGTGACTTCAACAAAGAACTTTAATGTAAAAGTGAAAGCAGGAGGTGCTAATTTCATGAACGGAACCAACGTAATCCCTGTCAATGTTTTGACCATCAAGCCTTCTACCGCTGCCGGAACCATGGGCGGAACGAAAAGCGCCGTCGTTTTATCGGCTACGGATCAGACTTTGGTAGCGAACGCACCGCTTGGAAGTTCATTAACCCTGAATCTGGACTATACTATTCCGGCGGCAAAATCATCATCTTCCGATATCTTAGGGAAACCGGCCGGAACGTATACGCAAACAGTAACGTATACGGCAACTGCTTTATAA
- a CDS encoding peptidoglycan-binding protein LysM, protein MTKQIAIAALTFGAFILGTNNVQAQNTTATTTVNITLNDVISIDAGSTAIGNTVDFNYATAADYNSDQTVTKANSLKVTSTKNFNVKVKAGGANFMNGTNVIPVNVLTIKPSTAAGTMGGTKSAVVLSATDQTLVSNAPLGSSLTLNLDYTIPAAKSSSSDILGKPAGTYTQTVTYTATAL, encoded by the coding sequence ATGACAAAACAAATCGCCATCGCAGCCTTAACTTTCGGAGCTTTCATCTTAGGAACTAATAATGTTCAGGCTCAAAATACAACCGCTACCACAACGGTAAATATTACCCTGAACGATGTCATCTCCATCGACGCTGGAAGTACAGCCATTGGTAATACGGTTGACTTCAACTATGCTACGGCAGCAGACTACAACTCGGATCAGACCGTTACCAAAGCCAACTCTTTGAAAGTGACTTCAACAAAGAACTTTAATGTAAAAGTGAAAGCAGGAGGTGCTAATTTCATGAACGGAACCAACGTAATTCCTGTCAATGTTTTGACCATCAAGCCTTCTACCGCTGCAGGAACCATGGGTGGAACAAAAAGTGCTGTCGTTTTATCGGCGACAGATCAGACTTTAGTATCAAATGCTCCGCTTGGAAGTTCATTGACCCTTAATCTGGACTACACGATTCCAGCGGCAAAATCATCATCTTCCGATATTTTAGGGAAACCGGCAGGAACGTATACACAAACAGTAACCTATACTGCGACTGCTTTATAA
- a CDS encoding peptidoglycan-binding protein LysM: MTKQIAIAALTFGAFILGTNNAQAQNTTATTTVNITLNDVISIDAGSTAIGNTVDFNYATAADYNSDQTVTKANSLKVTSTKNFNVKVKAGGANFMNGTNVIPVNVLTIKPSTAAGTMGGTKSAVVLSATDQTLVSNAPLGSSLTLNLDYTIPAAKSSSSDILGKPAGTYTQTVTYTATAL, encoded by the coding sequence ATGACAAAACAAATCGCCATCGCAGCCTTAACTTTCGGAGCTTTCATCTTAGGAACCAACAATGCCCAGGCTCAAAATACCACAGCCACCACAACAGTAAACATCACCCTAAATGATGTGATCTCCATCGATGCGGGAAGTACGGCCATCGGTAATACGGTTGACTTCAACTATGCTACGGCAGCAGACTACAACTCGGATCAGACCGTTACCAAAGCCAACTCTTTGAAAGTGACTTCAACAAAGAACTTTAATGTAAAAGTGAAAGCAGGAGGTGCTAATTTCATGAACGGAACCAACGTAATTCCTGTCAATGTTTTGACCATCAAGCCTTCTACCGCTGCAGGAACCATGGGTGGAACAAAAAGTGCTGTCGTTTTATCGGCGACAGATCAGACTTTAGTATCAAATGCTCCACTTGGAAGCTCATTAACCCTGAACTTGGATTATACGATTCCAGCGGCAAAATCATCATCTTCCGATATTTTAGGAAAACCGGCAGGAACGTATACACAAACAGTAACCTATACCGCGACCGCTTTATAA
- a CDS encoding WxL protein peptidoglycan domain-containing protein — MRKFIYLFILFILTGTSSILAQSISMSPTRLFFTGNPGEKVTQTVTLQNTSDKNYVFNVNYKDWTREEDGNKVYLEAGSSKTSNASWISTLENTVTVPAKSTKEIVVTMQIPANASKSAVTNSMLFFTQLPQQADQARIQNGIGIITLFEVGLHIFYTPPGNHVKSLDITNIAEVNSENTANRKVAVSIHNDGNTINDATVEFELTDTDSGKEIKLPAISISMLPDTNQTVQFSLPQNISGNFLGVAIIKMAESNDLRVGEKNFKF, encoded by the coding sequence ATGCGCAAGTTTATTTACCTTTTCATTCTCTTTATCCTCACAGGAACTTCTTCCATTCTGGCACAAAGTATCTCGATGTCGCCTACACGGTTGTTTTTTACCGGTAATCCGGGAGAAAAAGTAACACAGACCGTTACGCTTCAAAATACCTCGGACAAGAATTATGTTTTTAATGTCAACTATAAAGACTGGACCAGAGAAGAAGACGGAAATAAGGTTTATCTTGAGGCAGGCAGTTCAAAAACATCCAACGCTTCCTGGATCTCCACTTTGGAAAACACGGTAACCGTTCCTGCGAAAAGTACAAAGGAAATCGTCGTAACCATGCAGATTCCTGCTAATGCATCGAAGTCTGCCGTTACAAACAGCATGTTGTTTTTCACCCAACTGCCTCAGCAGGCAGATCAGGCACGTATTCAGAACGGTATTGGTATTATCACCTTATTCGAAGTGGGGCTTCATATTTTTTACACTCCTCCGGGAAACCATGTAAAAAGTTTGGATATTACCAATATTGCGGAGGTGAATAGTGAAAATACAGCGAACAGAAAAGTCGCAGTAAGCATCCATAATGACGGAAACACGATCAATGATGCTACGGTTGAGTTTGAACTCACCGATACAGACAGCGGTAAGGAAATAAAATTACCTGCTATTTCTATCTCCATGCTTCCAGATACCAATCAGACCGTGCAATTTTCTTTGCCACAGAACATTTCAGGGAACTTCCTTGGCGTGGCTATTATCAAAATGGCAGAATCCAATGATTTACGCGTAGGCGAAAAAAACTTTAAATTCTAA